One genomic segment of Nonomuraea coxensis DSM 45129 includes these proteins:
- a CDS encoding class I SAM-dependent RNA methyltransferase has protein sequence MEQGSLELTVGPVAHGGWCVARHEGRVVFVRHALPGERVIAEITEESAKFLRADAVEILEPSPDRVVPPCPYAGPGRCGGCDWQHATLDAQRRLKAQVVAEQLQRLAGIEREVVVEEVPGAADGLGWRTRVQFAALPGGELGFRRHRSHEIEPVDACLIAHPEVEAVAAETRTWAGAAGVEVIASSGGERAVVVRPRPRRSVTVPDLDAPASILVDQGKGRTEPRRGSGVLHEQVGERRFRVMGSGFWQVHPGAAETLLDAVLAYAAPEPGEWALDLYCGVGLFAAGLAEAVGPEGAVFGLESEAAAVRDARANLRDLPQARVERGRVEEALDRFQIERADLVVVDPPRAGLGREVVERVAALEATRVVYVSCDPATFARDLKWLGERGYRLAGLRAFDAFPMTHHVECVGLLLPA, from the coding sequence GTGGAACAGGGATCTCTGGAGCTGACGGTGGGTCCGGTCGCGCACGGCGGCTGGTGTGTGGCGCGGCACGAAGGGCGCGTGGTGTTCGTCCGGCACGCGCTGCCGGGCGAGCGGGTGATCGCCGAGATCACCGAGGAGAGCGCCAAGTTCCTGCGCGCCGACGCGGTGGAGATCCTGGAGCCGTCGCCCGACCGCGTCGTCCCGCCCTGCCCGTACGCGGGGCCGGGCCGCTGCGGCGGCTGCGACTGGCAGCACGCCACTCTGGACGCCCAGCGGCGGCTCAAGGCGCAGGTGGTGGCCGAGCAGCTCCAGCGGCTCGCGGGCATCGAACGTGAGGTCGTGGTCGAGGAGGTGCCTGGCGCCGCCGACGGGCTCGGCTGGCGCACCCGGGTGCAGTTCGCCGCGCTGCCCGGCGGTGAGCTGGGCTTCCGCCGGCACCGCTCGCACGAGATCGAGCCGGTCGACGCCTGTCTGATCGCCCATCCCGAGGTCGAGGCGGTCGCCGCCGAGACCCGTACGTGGGCGGGGGCCGCCGGCGTCGAGGTGATCGCCTCCTCGGGCGGCGAGCGGGCCGTGGTCGTCAGGCCCAGGCCGCGGCGCAGCGTGACCGTGCCCGACCTCGACGCGCCCGCCTCGATCCTGGTCGACCAGGGCAAGGGCCGCACCGAGCCGCGGCGCGGCTCCGGGGTGCTGCACGAGCAGGTGGGCGAGCGCCGCTTCCGGGTGATGGGCAGCGGCTTCTGGCAGGTGCATCCGGGCGCGGCCGAGACCCTGCTGGACGCGGTGCTGGCGTACGCGGCGCCGGAGCCCGGCGAGTGGGCGCTCGACCTCTACTGCGGGGTGGGCCTGTTCGCGGCGGGCCTGGCCGAGGCGGTGGGGCCGGAGGGCGCGGTGTTCGGCCTGGAGTCCGAGGCCGCCGCCGTCCGCGACGCCCGCGCCAACCTGCGCGACCTGCCGCAGGCCCGGGTGGAGCGTGGGCGGGTGGAGGAGGCCCTCGACCGCTTCCAGATCGAGCGCGCCGACCTCGTCGTGGTGGACCCGCCGCGGGCGGGCCTCGGCCGCGAGGTGGTGGAGCGCGTCGCCGCGCTGGAGGCCACGCGCGTCGTCTACGTCTCCTGCGACCCGGCCACCTTCGCCCGCGACCTCAAGTGGCTGGGCGAGCGCGGCTACAGGCTCGCCGGGCTGCGGGCCTTCGACGCCTTCCCGATGACCCACCACGTGGAGTGCGTGGGCCTGCTGCTGCCCGCCTAG
- a CDS encoding AI-2E family transporter, with protein sequence MLPDRPTKLVPPTLAKTAAWCVCLILVGVVVYFFALIIARLTFVALPVAVALLLTALLYPLTNRLRQAGMRPIYATWVTMLIALAVLAGTGWLVGARAGEEFPNLVQQVQATARDVQEWLITGPLHLQQAQITAYVDEVATMVNTQRQAITTTVLSAGAVAFEVLASIVLLLFVTFFLLKDGERIWAWILKGFGDVAPRIDRAGRAAWTTLSHYVQGTVAVAAVHGVIMGIVLAGMGVPLWAPLAVLIFFASFIPIVGIFFAGTVATLVTLGAKGIVLALVFLGILIVEQQLENHVLQPLIVGRALNFHPLAIILVLAIGGILAGIAGAAVAVPVAAVIYRALPELRHQQPALPPPPSVHEKGEPDSEPGPDRPDRPAAPAADERSAAPAARAADERSADSE encoded by the coding sequence GTGCTGCCCGACCGCCCCACCAAGCTCGTGCCGCCCACGCTGGCCAAGACGGCCGCCTGGTGCGTGTGCCTGATCCTCGTCGGCGTGGTCGTCTACTTCTTCGCGCTCATCATCGCCAGGCTCACGTTCGTGGCCCTGCCGGTGGCCGTCGCGCTGCTGCTGACCGCGTTGCTCTACCCGCTCACCAACCGGCTGCGCCAGGCGGGCATGCGGCCGATCTACGCCACGTGGGTCACCATGCTGATCGCGCTGGCCGTGCTGGCCGGCACCGGCTGGCTGGTCGGCGCGCGGGCCGGCGAGGAGTTCCCCAACCTGGTCCAGCAGGTCCAGGCGACCGCGAGAGACGTCCAGGAGTGGCTGATCACCGGCCCGCTGCATCTGCAGCAGGCCCAGATCACCGCGTACGTCGACGAGGTCGCGACCATGGTCAACACCCAGCGGCAGGCGATCACCACGACCGTCCTGAGCGCGGGCGCGGTCGCCTTCGAGGTGCTGGCGTCCATCGTGCTGCTGCTGTTCGTGACGTTCTTCCTGCTCAAGGACGGCGAGCGCATCTGGGCGTGGATCCTCAAGGGCTTCGGCGACGTCGCGCCGCGCATCGACCGGGCCGGCCGGGCGGCGTGGACCACCCTCTCCCACTACGTGCAGGGCACGGTCGCGGTGGCCGCCGTGCACGGCGTGATCATGGGCATCGTGCTGGCCGGCATGGGCGTGCCGCTGTGGGCCCCGCTCGCGGTGCTGATCTTCTTCGCCAGCTTCATCCCCATCGTCGGCATCTTCTTCGCCGGCACCGTGGCCACACTGGTCACGCTCGGCGCCAAGGGCATCGTGCTCGCGCTGGTGTTCCTCGGCATCCTCATCGTCGAGCAGCAGCTGGAGAACCACGTCCTGCAGCCGCTGATCGTCGGCCGGGCGCTCAACTTCCATCCGCTGGCGATCATCCTGGTGCTGGCCATCGGCGGCATCCTCGCGGGCATCGCGGGAGCCGCGGTGGCGGTGCCGGTCGCGGCCGTCATCTACCGGGCGCTGCCCGAGCTGCGGCACCAGCAGCCGGCCCTGCCGCCACCCCCGTCCGTGCACGAGAAGGGCGAACCGGACAGCGAGCCGGGGCCCGACCGGCCCGACCGGCCCGCCGCTCCCGCCGCGGACGAGCGGTCCGCCGCTCCCGCCGCTCGCGCCGCGGACGAGCGGAGCGCCGACAGCGAGTAA
- a CDS encoding DUF3159 domain-containing protein: protein MSAEAQEVAHDTVEAAVRAQLAKAFGGVRGIIEAAIPTIAFTVCWIATEELKTSLIVSIALAVLLLVARVVQRSTPQFVINSLIGIAIGAFFASRTGDAKDYFLPGILWNAGYMIGMLISIVARWPVVGFLIGSVTGDPTAWRKDPGIVRLCTRLTWLLMLPCAVRVAVQGPVYLFGGGDEAVAALGFAKIAMGWPLQVAALAGMLWMLGRGRTPIKPPVAPA, encoded by the coding sequence GTGAGTGCTGAGGCGCAAGAGGTCGCCCACGACACGGTGGAAGCGGCGGTGCGAGCACAGCTCGCCAAGGCGTTCGGCGGCGTGCGCGGCATCATCGAGGCGGCGATCCCGACGATCGCCTTCACGGTGTGCTGGATCGCCACCGAGGAGCTGAAGACGTCGCTCATCGTCAGCATCGCGCTGGCGGTGCTGCTGCTGGTGGCCCGGGTCGTGCAGCGGTCCACGCCGCAGTTCGTCATCAACAGCCTGATCGGCATCGCGATCGGGGCGTTCTTCGCCAGCCGCACCGGCGACGCGAAGGACTACTTCCTGCCCGGCATCCTGTGGAACGCCGGCTACATGATCGGCATGCTTATCTCCATCGTCGCCCGATGGCCGGTGGTCGGCTTCCTCATCGGCTCGGTCACCGGCGACCCGACCGCCTGGCGCAAGGATCCCGGCATCGTCCGGCTCTGCACCCGGCTCACCTGGCTGCTCATGCTGCCGTGCGCGGTGCGGGTCGCGGTGCAGGGGCCGGTCTACCTGTTCGGCGGCGGCGACGAGGCGGTGGCCGCGCTCGGCTTCGCCAAGATCGCCATGGGCTGGCCGTTGCAGGTGGCGGCGCTGGCCGGGATGCTCTGGATGCTCGGCCGCGGCCGCACTCCCATCAAGCCCCCGGTCGCCCCGGCCTGA
- a CDS encoding APC family permease, with protein MAKVTDLVKRLLVGRALRSGQLHEQLLPKRIALPVFASDALSSVAYAPQEILVILSLAGVSFYAYSPWIAAAVVVVMLTVVASYRQNVHAYPSGGGDYEVATTNLGKNAGLTVASALLVDYVLTVAVSVANGVDYVGATIPIVGQHKPAVAIAIVVLLTVVNLRGIRESGVAFAVPTYAFMIGVLLLIAVGGFRLLVLGDELHAPSAGFTIRPEQTDLTAFAAAFLILRAFSTGCAALTGVEAISNGVPAFRKPKSKNAATTLLMMGLVAITMFGGIIALGLASGVKVAEPSVVARDLMRPDGTPVGPDYYQQPIISQVADAVFGGGSLPFVLISAVTALILFLAANTAFNGFPVLGSILAQDRYLPRQLHTRGDRLAFSNGIIILAAGACLLLWGFNADVSRLLNLYIVGVFVSFTLSQTGMVIHWTRHLRTERDLRLRHQMHRSRVINFFGAVMTGLVLIVVLLTKFMVGAWIVVIAMPILFLMMKGIRRHYDNVAAELEIDEDYEPAMLPARNHAIVLISKIHKPTMRALAYARATRPSSLEAVTVGVEGEEARQLQEEWERRGIPVPLKMLDSPYREITQPILDYVKTLRRRSPRDVVTVFIPEYVVGHWWEHLLHNQSALRLKARLLFKPGVMVTSVPWQLHSSDRLTGRREPPAPGAVRRPGQVKDDGIRTS; from the coding sequence GTGGCGAAGGTAACGGATCTTGTCAAACGCTTGCTCGTGGGGCGCGCCCTGCGCAGCGGGCAGCTCCACGAGCAATTGCTCCCCAAACGCATCGCCCTGCCGGTCTTCGCGAGCGACGCGCTCTCCTCCGTGGCCTACGCCCCCCAGGAGATCCTGGTCATCCTGTCGCTGGCCGGCGTCTCCTTCTACGCCTACAGCCCCTGGATCGCCGCCGCCGTCGTCGTGGTGATGCTCACGGTCGTCGCCTCCTACCGGCAGAACGTGCACGCCTATCCCAGCGGGGGCGGCGACTACGAGGTGGCGACCACCAACCTCGGCAAGAACGCCGGTCTCACGGTGGCCAGCGCGCTGCTGGTCGACTACGTGCTGACCGTCGCGGTGTCCGTCGCCAACGGCGTCGACTACGTGGGCGCCACCATCCCGATCGTGGGCCAGCACAAGCCGGCCGTCGCCATCGCCATCGTCGTCCTGCTCACCGTGGTCAACCTGCGCGGCATCCGCGAGTCCGGGGTCGCCTTCGCCGTCCCCACGTACGCGTTCATGATCGGCGTGCTGCTGCTGATCGCCGTGGGCGGGTTCCGGCTGCTGGTGCTGGGCGACGAGCTGCACGCCCCGAGCGCCGGGTTCACCATCCGGCCCGAGCAGACCGACCTGACGGCCTTCGCCGCGGCCTTCCTCATCCTGCGGGCCTTCTCCACCGGCTGCGCGGCCCTGACCGGCGTCGAGGCCATCAGCAACGGCGTGCCCGCCTTCCGCAAGCCCAAGAGCAAGAACGCCGCCACGACGCTGCTCATGATGGGCCTCGTCGCCATCACGATGTTCGGCGGCATCATCGCCCTCGGGCTGGCCTCGGGCGTGAAGGTGGCCGAGCCGTCCGTGGTGGCCAGGGACCTGATGCGGCCGGACGGCACCCCGGTCGGCCCTGACTACTACCAGCAGCCGATCATCTCGCAGGTCGCGGACGCGGTGTTCGGCGGCGGGTCGCTGCCGTTCGTGCTGATCTCGGCGGTGACCGCGCTCATCCTGTTCCTGGCGGCCAACACGGCCTTCAACGGCTTCCCTGTGCTGGGCTCGATCCTGGCCCAGGACCGCTACCTGCCGCGCCAGCTCCACACCCGGGGCGACCGCCTGGCCTTCTCCAACGGCATCATCATCCTGGCGGCGGGCGCGTGCCTGCTGCTCTGGGGGTTCAACGCCGACGTCAGCCGCCTGCTCAACCTCTACATCGTCGGCGTCTTCGTCTCGTTCACGCTCAGCCAGACCGGCATGGTCATCCACTGGACCCGCCACCTGCGGACCGAGCGGGATCTCAGGCTCCGCCACCAGATGCACCGCTCCCGGGTGATCAACTTCTTCGGCGCGGTCATGACGGGGCTGGTGCTGATCGTCGTGCTGCTGACGAAGTTCATGGTCGGGGCGTGGATCGTGGTGATCGCGATGCCGATCCTGTTCCTCATGATGAAGGGCATCCGGCGCCACTACGACAACGTGGCGGCCGAGCTGGAGATCGACGAGGACTACGAGCCGGCCATGCTGCCCGCCCGCAACCACGCGATCGTGCTCATCTCGAAGATCCACAAGCCGACGATGCGCGCGCTGGCGTACGCCCGCGCCACCCGGCCGTCCTCCCTGGAGGCGGTCACCGTCGGCGTGGAGGGCGAGGAGGCCCGCCAGCTCCAGGAGGAGTGGGAGCGGCGCGGCATCCCGGTGCCGCTGAAGATGCTCGACTCGCCCTACCGGGAGATCACCCAGCCGATCCTCGACTACGTCAAGACGCTGCGGCGGCGCTCGCCGCGCGACGTCGTCACCGTGTTCATCCCCGAGTACGTCGTCGGCCACTGGTGGGAGCACCTGCTGCACAACCAGAGCGCGCTGCGGCTGAAGGCGCGGCTGCTGTTCAAGCCGGGCGTCATGGTGACCAGCGTGCCGTGGCAGCTCCACTCCTCCGACCGGCTGACGGGCCGGCGGGAGCCTCCGGCGCCGGGCGCGGTGCGCCGCCCCGGGCAGGTCAAGGACGACGGGATCAGAACGAGCTGA
- the dut gene encoding dUTP diphosphatase, translating to MSKVEVLIQRLDAELPPPSYAHPGDAGADLYAAEDVELAPGERAVVGTGLAIALPDGYAAFVHPRSGLAARHGVTLVNAPGTVDAGYRGEIRVTLINTDAKEPFRLRRGDRVAQLVIQRVERAAFYEVERLPGSVRGANGFGSTGR from the coding sequence GTGAGCAAGGTGGAGGTTCTGATCCAGCGGCTCGACGCCGAGCTGCCGCCGCCGTCCTACGCCCATCCGGGCGACGCGGGCGCCGACCTCTACGCCGCCGAGGACGTCGAGCTGGCGCCGGGCGAGCGGGCCGTGGTCGGCACGGGGCTGGCCATCGCCCTGCCCGACGGCTACGCGGCCTTCGTGCACCCGCGCTCCGGCCTCGCGGCCAGGCACGGTGTCACCCTGGTCAACGCGCCGGGCACGGTCGACGCCGGCTACCGCGGCGAGATCCGGGTCACGCTGATCAACACCGACGCCAAGGAGCCCTTCCGGCTCCGGCGGGGCGACCGGGTGGCCCAGCTGGTGATCCAGCGGGTCGAGCGGGCCGCCTTCTACGAGGTCGAGCGTCTGCCCGGCTCGGTGCGCGGCGCCAACGGATTCGGTTCGACGGGGCGCTGA
- a CDS encoding DUF3710 domain-containing protein, whose amino-acid sequence MFRRRRREQPDAVAEQEQAAPTRESGPWDADEPHPDNERIDLGGLRLPHNPDFEVRLASVGDQHVGVVVISGESTLQLQALAAPRSSGLWDEVKTKIRAQAKDLEEREGPLGTELAGEIRMDGGSRPARYLGVDGPRWFLLAVISGPGAFDEAVAGAFVDFVKDVVVVRGDEPMAREEPIPLRRPNEQAGGEQTDARPGLNPFKRGPEISEIR is encoded by the coding sequence GTGTTCCGACGTCGTCGTCGAGAGCAGCCGGATGCGGTGGCCGAGCAGGAGCAGGCCGCCCCCACGCGCGAGTCCGGCCCGTGGGACGCCGACGAGCCCCATCCGGACAACGAGCGCATCGACCTCGGTGGCCTCCGGCTGCCGCACAACCCCGACTTCGAGGTGCGCCTGGCCTCGGTCGGCGACCAGCACGTCGGCGTGGTCGTCATCAGCGGGGAGAGCACGCTGCAGCTCCAGGCGCTGGCCGCGCCGCGCAGCTCCGGCCTCTGGGACGAGGTCAAAACCAAGATCCGCGCGCAGGCGAAGGACCTGGAGGAGCGCGAGGGCCCGCTCGGCACCGAGCTGGCGGGCGAGATCAGGATGGACGGCGGCAGCCGCCCGGCCCGCTACCTCGGCGTCGACGGTCCGCGCTGGTTCCTGCTCGCGGTGATCTCCGGGCCCGGCGCGTTCGACGAGGCGGTCGCCGGCGCGTTCGTCGACTTCGTCAAGGACGTCGTCGTGGTGCGCGGCGACGAGCCGATGGCCCGCGAGGAGCCCATCCCGCTGCGCCGGCCCAACGAGCAGGCGGGCGGCGAGCAGACGGACGCGCGCCCCGGTCTCAACCCGTTCAAACGAGGGCCGGAAATCAGTGAGATTCGCTGA
- a CDS encoding alpha/beta hydrolase: MDNARVVRRWPGFGGVLLGTLFACASLTPSLLPRTWMYQGVMAAVTALMGYAAGAALGALGRALIRYRPPERGRRLAWRALIGGCAVLTVVALWYSHDWQRDLRALMGMDTSLTWFPPLILGVAVVLFTLGLLLARLVRLGGRKLIGWLDRFVPVQVGRAIGVVLMAVLVAVFANDVLFSAFVARMSDVSSVANQGTAPGVRRPATRLVSGGPGSFVPWDTLGKEGRTFVASAPAPARLTAFSGRPATEPIRVYVGLEAAPTPQAQAALAVRELERTGAFRRPVLAVLGTTGTGWVDPSIPASLEYMYDGRSATVAVQYSYLPSWVSFLVDRERAARAGRALFEAVRARWAELPADSRPKLVLAGESLGSYALEHAFRDLGDLTARTDGAVFVGPPNVNPIWRHVTVGREPGSPVWRPVYEAGRTVRFAQTPGDLGRPPGPWARPRVVYLQNASDPIVWWTPALILRRPAWLEGERGPGVNPRMKWFPLVTFWQVLVDMTSALSVPPGHGHRYNANVVDAWAAVAAPPGWDAADSVRLRTLLSSF; the protein is encoded by the coding sequence GTGGACAACGCGCGGGTGGTGCGGCGGTGGCCCGGCTTCGGGGGAGTCCTGCTGGGCACCCTGTTCGCCTGCGCCTCGCTCACGCCTTCGCTGCTGCCGCGCACCTGGATGTACCAGGGGGTGATGGCCGCGGTCACGGCCCTGATGGGCTACGCCGCCGGCGCCGCGCTCGGCGCGCTCGGCCGCGCGCTGATCCGCTACCGTCCGCCGGAGCGGGGGCGCCGCCTCGCCTGGCGGGCCCTGATCGGCGGCTGCGCGGTCCTGACCGTGGTGGCGCTCTGGTACAGCCACGACTGGCAGCGCGACCTGCGCGCCCTCATGGGCATGGACACCTCACTCACCTGGTTCCCGCCGCTCATCCTGGGCGTCGCGGTGGTGCTGTTCACGCTGGGGCTGCTGCTCGCCCGGCTGGTACGCCTCGGCGGCCGCAAGCTCATCGGCTGGCTCGACCGGTTCGTGCCCGTCCAGGTGGGGCGCGCGATCGGCGTGGTGCTCATGGCCGTGCTCGTCGCGGTGTTCGCCAACGACGTGCTGTTCTCGGCGTTCGTCGCGCGGATGAGCGACGTGTCCTCGGTCGCCAACCAGGGCACCGCGCCGGGCGTGCGGCGGCCCGCCACGAGACTGGTGTCCGGCGGCCCCGGCTCGTTCGTCCCCTGGGACACCCTCGGCAAGGAAGGCCGGACCTTCGTCGCGAGCGCCCCCGCCCCCGCCCGTCTCACCGCCTTCTCCGGCCGGCCCGCCACCGAGCCCATCCGGGTGTACGTCGGCCTCGAAGCCGCCCCCACCCCGCAGGCCCAGGCGGCCCTCGCGGTGCGCGAGCTGGAACGCACCGGGGCCTTCCGGCGGCCGGTGCTCGCCGTGCTCGGCACCACCGGCACCGGATGGGTGGACCCGAGCATCCCCGCCTCCCTGGAGTACATGTACGACGGCCGCTCGGCCACGGTCGCCGTGCAGTACTCGTACCTGCCGAGCTGGGTGTCGTTCCTGGTGGACCGGGAGCGGGCGGCCAGGGCGGGGCGGGCGCTGTTCGAGGCGGTGCGCGCCCGCTGGGCCGAGCTGCCCGCGGACAGCCGGCCGAAGCTCGTGCTGGCGGGGGAGAGCCTCGGCTCGTACGCGCTGGAGCACGCCTTCCGCGACCTCGGCGACCTGACGGCCCGTACGGACGGAGCCGTCTTCGTCGGCCCGCCCAACGTCAACCCCATCTGGCGCCACGTCACCGTCGGCCGGGAGCCGGGCAGCCCCGTGTGGCGGCCGGTGTACGAGGCGGGCCGCACCGTCCGCTTCGCCCAGACACCCGGCGACCTCGGCCGCCCGCCCGGCCCCTGGGCCAGGCCGCGCGTGGTCTACCTGCAGAACGCCTCCGACCCCATCGTCTGGTGGACGCCCGCGCTGATCCTGCGCCGTCCCGCCTGGCTGGAGGGCGAGCGCGGGCCCGGCGTGAACCCGCGGATGAAGTGGTTCCCGCTGGTGACGTTCTGGCAGGTGCTGGTGGACATGACCTCGGCGCTGTCGGTGCCGCCCGGCCACGGGCACCGCTACAACGCCAACGTCGTCGACGCCTGGGCGGCCGTGGCCGCGCCGCCCGGCTGGGACGCCGCCGACAGTGTGCGGCTGCGGACGCTGCTCAGCTCGTTCTGA
- a CDS encoding OB-fold nucleic acid binding domain-containing protein: MSTAEPAKRGGLRGFFARLASPQSEIEAQELREDADEVGATPIVSCGGRRRFCVAGTLRTVTLRPRGGAPALEAELYDGSDVIDLVWLGRRKIAGIEPGRTVKAEGLVSMQDGRKVMFNPRYELRPGS, from the coding sequence ATGAGTACGGCAGAGCCCGCGAAACGCGGGGGATTGCGTGGGTTCTTCGCCCGGCTGGCGTCCCCGCAGTCGGAGATCGAGGCCCAGGAACTACGGGAGGACGCCGACGAGGTCGGCGCGACCCCGATCGTGTCGTGCGGCGGGCGCCGGCGCTTCTGCGTGGCGGGTACGCTACGTACGGTGACGTTGCGCCCGAGGGGCGGCGCCCCCGCCCTGGAGGCCGAGCTCTACGACGGGTCCGACGTGATCGACCTGGTCTGGCTCGGCCGCCGCAAGATCGCCGGCATCGAGCCGGGCCGCACGGTCAAGGCCGAGGGGCTGGTCAGCATGCAGGACGGCCGCAAGGTGATGTTCAATCCGCGATACGAGCTCCGGCCAGGGAGTTGA
- a CDS encoding PaaI family thioesterase, translating into MTRSSLTTPPPGAAAPAPPPGAPLPGAALGSHYGHCFGCGTEHPTGLHLTARTPDGATVEAEFTVGEAHQGAPKLAHGGVLAAAMDEVIGMSVYLFHKPYVTGRLETDYLLPVPVGTTLHLRAWCNGISGRKAYLEAEGRIGAPDGPVAVRAAALFIEVSMEHFAEHGDLAAIAAEHQDFEVNP; encoded by the coding sequence GTGACCCGTTCCTCCCTGACCACTCCGCCGCCCGGCGCCGCCGCGCCCGCGCCCCCGCCGGGAGCCCCGCTGCCCGGCGCCGCCCTCGGCTCCCACTACGGCCACTGCTTCGGCTGCGGCACCGAGCACCCCACCGGCCTGCACCTCACGGCCCGGACGCCCGACGGCGCCACCGTCGAGGCCGAGTTCACGGTGGGCGAGGCGCACCAGGGCGCGCCCAAGCTGGCGCACGGCGGCGTCCTGGCCGCCGCCATGGACGAGGTCATCGGAATGTCGGTCTACCTGTTCCACAAGCCGTATGTCACAGGACGGCTGGAGACCGACTACCTTCTCCCCGTTCCTGTCGGCACGACACTCCACCTGCGCGCCTGGTGCAACGGCATCTCGGGGCGGAAGGCGTACCTTGAGGCTGAGGGGCGCATCGGCGCCCCGGACGGGCCGGTCGCCGTCAGGGCGGCGGCGCTGTTCATCGAGGTGAGCATGGAGCACTTCGCCGAGCACGGCGACCTGGCCGCCATCGCCGCCGAGCACCAGGACTTCGAGGTGAATCCGTGA